From the Kitasatospora viridis genome, one window contains:
- a CDS encoding phytoene desaturase family protein, protein MALGQVDVAVVGSGPNGLAAAVTMARAGLRVELHEAAAQIGGGLRSEALLDPLVRHDLCATVHPMAPMSRFFQEFDLAGRGVELLTPEVSYAHPLPEGPAALAHRSLRATCAELGADGPRWRALMEPLLTHSQGLVDLLLSDQRGLPADPAAALLLAARLPVLATPLARRQFAGERARALLAGVAAHVVGRLPSPTGAAVALLLGHLAHGTGWPLVRGGSDRIAESLAADLTAHGGRISTGRRISDLRELGGARAVLLDTGPAELLRMAGPLLPDRYRRALRAYRYGPGAAKVDFLVSGPIPWADPRVGLAGTVHLGGTQRELFRQETRVARGRPGGAPFVLVVDPAVTDPERAVGGLRPVWAYAHVPHGDPTDPVRLVTERIERYAPGFADTVVAHHSRSAAELEQYNPNYVGGDIAAGAMTPRQALLRPVARWNPYRTPLPGVYLCSAATPPGPGVHGMCGYLAARSALRHEFGLREAPSLAP, encoded by the coding sequence ATGGCGCTCGGACAGGTGGACGTCGCAGTGGTCGGCTCCGGCCCCAACGGGCTGGCCGCCGCGGTCACCATGGCCCGGGCCGGCCTGCGGGTGGAGCTGCACGAGGCGGCGGCGCAGATCGGCGGCGGACTGCGCTCGGAGGCGCTGCTCGACCCGCTGGTGCGCCACGACCTGTGCGCGACCGTGCACCCGATGGCGCCGATGTCCCGGTTCTTCCAGGAGTTCGACCTGGCCGGGCGCGGGGTCGAGCTGCTGACCCCCGAGGTGAGCTACGCGCACCCGCTGCCCGAGGGCCCGGCCGCGCTGGCCCACCGCAGCCTGCGGGCCACCTGCGCGGAGCTGGGGGCCGACGGACCGCGCTGGCGGGCCCTGATGGAACCGCTGCTGACGCACAGCCAGGGCCTGGTCGACCTGCTGCTCTCCGACCAGCGCGGCCTGCCCGCCGACCCGGCGGCCGCGCTGCTGCTGGCGGCCCGGCTGCCGGTGCTGGCCACGCCGCTGGCCCGTCGCCAGTTCGCGGGGGAGCGGGCCCGGGCGCTGCTCGCCGGGGTGGCCGCACACGTGGTCGGCCGGCTGCCCTCGCCGACCGGCGCCGCCGTCGCGCTGCTGCTGGGCCACCTGGCGCACGGCACCGGCTGGCCGCTGGTGCGCGGCGGCAGCGACCGGATCGCCGAGTCGCTGGCGGCGGACCTGACGGCGCACGGCGGCCGGATCTCCACCGGCCGGCGGATCAGCGACCTGCGCGAGCTGGGCGGCGCCCGCGCGGTGCTGCTCGACACCGGGCCGGCCGAGCTGCTGCGGATGGCCGGACCGCTGCTGCCGGACCGCTACCGCCGCGCCCTGCGCGCCTACCGGTACGGGCCGGGCGCCGCCAAGGTGGACTTCCTGGTCTCGGGCCCGATCCCGTGGGCGGACCCCCGGGTCGGCCTGGCCGGCACCGTGCACCTGGGCGGCACCCAGCGCGAGCTGTTCCGCCAGGAGACCCGGGTGGCCCGGGGCCGGCCGGGCGGCGCGCCGTTCGTGCTGGTGGTGGACCCGGCGGTGACCGACCCGGAGCGGGCGGTCGGCGGGCTGCGCCCGGTCTGGGCCTACGCGCACGTGCCGCACGGTGACCCGACCGACCCGGTGCGCCTGGTCACCGAGCGGATCGAGCGGTACGCCCCCGGCTTCGCCGACACCGTGGTCGCCCACCACTCGCGCAGCGCCGCAGAGTTGGAGCAGTACAACCCGAACTACGTCGGCGGCGACATCGCCGCCGGGGCGATGACGCCCCGTCAGGCGCTGCTGCGACCGGTGGCCCGGTGGAACCCGTACCGCACCCCGCTGCCGGGCGTGTACCTCTGCTCGGCCGCCACCCCGCCCGGCCCCGGGGTGCACGGCATGTGCGGCTACCTGGCCGCCCGCTCCGCCCTGCGGCACGAGTTCGGCCTGCGCGAGGCGCCGTCGCTCGCCCCGTGA